The Nicotiana tabacum cultivar K326 chromosome 5, ASM71507v2, whole genome shotgun sequence sequence TCTTGAAAGGTAGAGGATAACTAAATTCATACGCTGAAAACAAAACTTACActtactaattttttttttttaaaaaaaaagaagaaattttaacAGCTTTTTTCATGGATTCTATCATAAGGCACTCAGCTGCTGCGGGCCAAGACATGCTAAGTGTCAATCTTCAGCAGTCAGTACAAGTATTCAAAGTTTTGCAATGACAAAATTAAGCTCCATAAATATCAACTTTGACATATGAAACTTAAGTTTCAGATACTCAATGCTACAGATTCAGCTGTAAAATTTCTACTTCATATCAACATAGACTTCATTTTTTTGAAGGACGAAACTTTAGCATCATATGAAATCTTCACTCAAGTTTGCCCAAATAAGTTTGCGCATTTGTTTCTCCCTGAATATCCTTTACGCTTTCTCATTGTCACACACTTAACAGATATCACTGAGCTTGACATCAACATGGTCCATTACTTCCGAAAACATAGTAATTACAGAACGTCATCATCAGAGTAGTGGCATTTCCACAAAGACAACAATTAATACATGCATTGAATATTGAGCAGTAACAAAGCAGCCTAGCTTACACATTCTGGTACCAACAACATGCCACACATCTTCCGCTTCTTTTTTCTTTCGCTTTTGCAGAAGGCAAGAGCAGACAAACATCATAAAACAACTTACTAAGTTCAAAATCAACTTTAAGTCAAGAGCCAACGATACCTATTGGCTTAGTGAAACCTCATATAATGTCCTCCATTGTTATCAACAACAATCAAATTTCAACGGATTCTACAACAATATGGAAGTGAAACTTGGAGTATTACTGACCAGGACTAGTTGATGTATGGATTCAAAGTAGTTATTACTAACTACCTGATTATATAGCTTCCAAACACCATATCCACGAAGCCCAAGCAATAACGCAAACAAGTTTTAAATTTTGGCAGGCAATAGAACCACTTGGATGGAGAAATGGGCAGCAATCATCTTTTATATTTACCATATAGGTAAGCAGATTTCAGTTTCCATAAGGAACTCAAGAACTCAGAAAATTTTGTCCAGTGTAGTTGATTTCAGCAGGCTAGAAAGTCACTTGTAAACTTTGCTCGAGTAAAGAACCATGAGAAAGCCTTGGGTATTTTGAAAAACAGgggagaaagagaaagaaatccAGTCTAATGGTGGACAAGAAAAGAAGAGGACTACAGCAACAAAATAGGAGATGCGGCCTTTGTTATTTGATTCAAAACAACTAGGTTCTCCTTATTTCCATCTCATTGCTAACCTATGTTATTCTAATTTTTTATATCGAAAAAGAAAGACAACTAGCAATCTCAATTCTACATTTCTATGTTAGATGGGCTTGTTCATGGATATATACATGAGAAGTATCCGGTACAGTTACGTGTTGTTCTTTTGCTAATTTTTAGTGCAGCAAAGACCATGCACGATGTATCTTTACTCATGTCACACCCTACGACACGATACATCAACACAAACAAAGGATCTATGTGCGGTAGTTTCAACATAATCAGTCTTGAAacattctatttttcttttttttctcagtgagcatgtttttgaaattttacactAGAGTTTGTTTAATCACTAATATATCGCATTCTCGAGTTATTTATCACAAATTATTTCAACACCGAAATATAGTTCTTTCACTTGACTGTAATCAACTAACATATCCTTCATTTGATGTTTCAAACAACCTGGCTTATTTCTTCTTACATTTCATTATTTTTTGATAACCGAAAAATCTTGAGTCAAACTCGGTGGTTAATGAGCCttcccctctacccttctccacttaaataccagacttttgTCTGTAGCAGGGTTCGAACTCGTGACGTGCGCCGAACACACATTTCCGTACTTGTACTATCTGAATACAAGAATTTGAACTAATATTAAAGTCCCAAAGCAGAAAAGAACAATACACTTGCAAATTAGTATACATACATATGTTAGCCTgtctcaaaacacaaattaataAATACTGAAATAAGATGgaccaaaatacagcaaaatgGATATAGATAATTCATATAATTGACCCCAACTAGTTTGGGGTTGAGCAGTGCCACGTAGACTTAAGGGTGATCAATTAAACACCTTTCATCAAAAAAttataaagcacatatagaaaattatactcccttcgttccaatttatgtgaacctatttcctttttggtccgttccaaaaagaatgactcctttctaaatttggaagcaatttagcttaaacttataattctaccttaatgaaaagcttttataaccacacaaatacccTGGCCCCTTTTTTATTTGTTTAGGACtacaaattctaaaagtcttcattttttcataAACTCTGTgaccagtcaaacaggttcacataaattggaacagagggagtactatatatataggaaaaatttaattttatagatatatatattaaatttgaaCATTTTTAGCGAAATTCCCGGTTTCGCCAATGGTTGAGGCGTAGTAGTTATAATCAATCAATACCTGTTTAGCTGCAAGTAACTCACGGCACTGCTCCTTCAAGGTGGACATTTCATCTTGAACTTTCTTAATCCTCGAAACTAGCTTCATGGGGTTCGCCTGGAACCAAACAAAagtatttaagttatatacaattGACAATGTAAATTATGCTAAATTTTAACATGTCATAACAAATTAGTTATCATTTTTACCAGATTACCAATTAATGTTTCTCAAGACATTTACCTGTAAATTAATATCTAATAAATGACCTAATGTGTAACTATTTTTACACTGTCGCTGCATCGAatttaaactcaaaaaaaatagcaaacacaagaagaagaaaaatcaaaacccaaaaaaactgaaaagagCAAAAGCAATTAAGTCATATACACTAATTAATAATCATCAAGATATTACCTGTAAATTACCTAATGAGTAACCTGATGTGTAACTATTTTTAAGTGCATagaatttaaattcaaaaaattgaaaaaaatagcaaaaataagagAATCTGAAAAGAGTTAAATTACAGACATTATCAGGGTAGACTTGTTGAAATTCCTTTTCGAGCTTGTTTTGGACTGTTGTCAAGTCATGGTTGGCTTTAGTGAAAAGGGTTAAAATCCCATCTACTGATTGATGTTGTGAATTCTCTAAATGTTGATAATGACTTAGATTACGGTGactcatttttcttctccttcaGAATTTCTAGCTCTTTACTTGGAAATTGCAGAAAGGGGAGGCTTTTTTGAATTTTCAGGAGAAAAGGGAAGGGGGAAGGAGTGAAGAGGGAAATGGAGGGAATTGTCAAATTAGTCCGTAGAAGTATTGCggaagtgttataaatatatatttagattatctatgttcatttagtactccgttgtaaataaactTCCTCAACAAGTTTATCCATATGGTACTCCATCATAAATATggttatctatttagtactctattggaaataagtttcctgaagaagcttatcatttcagtactccgttatggataaatattacccccgacagaagattatctatatttagtacagtagcaacttacaagatgcttacacaacaacttgcaGTAGTAGTTTAcaagcaacttacaagcagcttacacagcagcttgcagtaacagcttacacagcattttcctttcttctataaatagaggagatttcaattcattatgtacataaatttgaagttgaataataaatctctctctctacttgtctttgatttctttactttaaagtctttattttataacacgctatcagcacgagactctgccattttGAGCGCTTACTTcaaatttaatttctatttcagtgTTCATCTTCGATGTATGGTGACGCT is a genomic window containing:
- the LOC107787941 gene encoding uncharacterized protein LOC107787941 encodes the protein MSHRNLSHYQHLENSQHQSVDGILTLFTKANHDLTTVQNKLEKEFQQVYPDNANPMKLVSRIKKVQDEMSTLKEQCRELLAAKQDLIDKARGTLVGNRSLLQRLQLSTGVPIISDSDDPSYASFNQVIDEWTTQVRSRTEDESLESGEDINQMLFSAIVHGN